TCGCTTGCGTTGGCGATAGCATCACTGCGGGCCCTTATCCTTCGTTGCTTCAAGCCGCCTTGGGCGACGAATGGTTGATCGTCAATTGCGGCAAGGGAGCCGCGACAGTGATCGACGGTACCCTTCGGCCTTACCATACGCTGCCCGAATATCAAAAAGCCCTGAACGCAAATCCCGATGTTGTCATCATCATGCTTGGCACCAATGACGCGAACCCGAAGTGGTGGGATGATCAAGATCGCAAAACGTCATTCGACGGATCGCCTGGGGCAGAGTTTCGAATGCGGTACGTATCCTTGATCGAATCGTTTGAACAGCTTCCTAAATCGCCTCGAATTCTTCTTGCGACACCTATGCCGATCTTCCCTGGAAAGGAATCTCGGGATCAGATGCAAGAGGAACGGGTGGGCCGCCGAGCGCACCTGATCAATGATGTGATTCCGCAGATTCGACAGATCGCTGCTGAACGCAATTTGCTGCTGGTCGACCTTCATCAGCGGATGAGTGCTCAAAAAGAAAACTGTGTTGATGGTGTACATTACAACCAAGCTGGATATCAAGCGATCGCCGATTCCATGAAGGTGGCGATACTGTATGCAAATCTTCCGGTTAATGAGTTGGAGTCCCAGCCAAACCCATGACGAACGCAAATAGATCGCAGCACACTAATGCGTTACTGATGTAGCTTAGCAACCCGGTCGGCAACGGCGATTGGGACTATTTCGTCCGGAAAGTTAGCGTGTTGAACGACCACACCTTGCCTTCGTCATTTGTGATTAGAACGCGGCAATAATACGTGGTCTTGGGTTTTAAGTTGGTCAGTGCCACCGAGTTGTTGCCGTTGTTAATCGGATGGATAGACACGCTTTGTTGCCAAGACCTTTCATCGCCTTGTGTTGACTTGCTTACCGCGGAATTGCGTTCAGTCCCATGCAGCTTGCGTTTTGCAAAGGTCAAGCAGTCCGTTTCGCTATAGTAGATTTCGGCGCGAGCGTTGACGCCCGCTCGTTGCACACCGATGTTAATCAGTGCCGTCGATTGCAAAACTTCGACGGCCTTCGACTCGCCCAAATCAGCAGGCAATTGGACGAGTTGCTGAGTGGCTACAGCGGACAAAAATTCGGGTAGCGGTGATTCGCGATCGAGTTTGCGAGGAGTTTCAAATTCATAGTAGCGCATGCCTCCGGTGGCCATCGCAAACTCGCCATCACTAGTCGTCTGCCAAAACTTATTGGCCGGACCTTTCGATTTGCACTCAAATGTATCCATCGCATGCCACTGCTTGTCGTCCCCGAAATGCCAGCCTCGCCGGCGTACTTCACGCACCAAGTCACCAGAACGCTGAATGTGTGGCGGACCGGGAACTTCACAAAACGAACCAGGAGCCAGATGCTGTTTGGGTTTTCCACCGTGCCATTTGCGACCAACCGCATACAGTTTCCACCGATGGTTTGGACGATCCCAGAAATGCCCATGATAAGTGTCGTAGACACCATCAGTCACGACTCGCAGTGCCTGGACTACGACTTCGGGGCGATCGACCATCGGCGTCCATCCTCGCAACTTCACACCAGATCCTTCGTGCCCGAACCCGCTGAACTCAGCCTCGGGTGACCCGGCAGCCAACAGATGCGGCATCTGATGAAGTGGCGGTACGCTACCGCGTGAACGAGCTGCCCACATCGAAAAGTTTAAGTTACCGTTGCTGCGACGATTAGCGTCGAATGAAGTCCCGAAGTACCCGAACGGTGTCGTGATTGGCGAGTAGCTGCTGAAGTCACACAGGCTGCGTGTGGCCATCACCCAGACGCGACTTTGCTTGATAGTCGAGCAATAGTAGCCTCCATGAACGGCCGCAGGACGCCAGCGAGCACGCAGCAATTGCGCGTCGTTGATTGCTGGCCCGTGGACATCGATCGTATGCAATTCGCCCACACCCGACTTAGGATCCGCAATCTGGGTCGCCTTGAATTCGATCGTATGTTCACCCGGTTCAGCGACCTCGAAGACGAGATCCCAAGGCTGCGGCTGAGCAAGTTTAGATTCCACCGTTCTTACCGTTCGCGATTGCCCGGCAAAGGAAACTTTGATTTCCGACCCGGCCGACGCGTTGGCAACTTGCATGTTGACATCCAGCCGAACCTTCCCCGGTTGCGATATCCAAACATGCCAGCGAATTGTTCCATCGGTTCGTTTCCAGTGGCGCAGGAATGCAAAGTTTGGCTGAATCAAATCTTCATCACCGACTTTTGGAAGCGACGATTCGCCATCTGCGCGACAGACACCATGGTCAAAGAATCCATTGCTTGCAGTCAGAATCAACTTGCCTTGCTTAGCCGGTTGACCGTTCAAAAAGTACTCGCGGCCCGAATCATCGACACCAGCGGCGAAGAGCGTGGGAGCCGATTCAAGTTGCCCCATGCCTTGGGGAACGACGTCGGACGCAGTCGCCCCCGGCTCTTGAGCCGTGACCGTCGCACAGGTAAACGCCCACACAAGCGAGACCATCGCACTGCAAAAAAAACTGTATTGCGTTTGCAGCGACCGTTTGTCGTACGTGAAACGACTCATGTTGTTTTTTGTTGGGCGCATGATGGTGTGCGATAGTCGTAGAATGGGACAAAGACTCAAACATAGCGTTTCAAGCATAGCCTAACCGCCTCGTCCGTCGTGACAGCCGGCAATCTCTAGGGACACATCCATTGAACCGATTACTAGCCGTGATTCTGTTGCTTGCGGGACTCACAATGCCGGCCGAAAGCGCCAAGCCAAACTTTATCGTCATCTTCACGGACGACCAGGGCTACGCGGACCTCGGTTGTTTCGGAGGTAAGCACGTCAGCACACCTCGCATCGATCAGATGGCGGCGGAAGGGATCAAGCTGACCAGTTTCTATGTAGCGGCTCCTGTTTGCACGCCTTCGCGAGCCGCGTTGATGACGGGCTGTTATCCGAAACGCATTGACATGGCGACGGGTTCCAATTTCGGTGTGTTGCTGGCGGGTGACACGAAGGGCCTCAACCCCGACGAGATCACGATCGCCGAAGTCCTGAAATCGGCGGGCTACAAAACGGGGATGTTTGGCAAATGGCATCTTGGTGATCAGCCCGACTTTCTGCCCACGCGACAAGGATTCGACGAGTACTTTGGCATCCCTTACAGCC
The Rubripirellula reticaptiva DNA segment above includes these coding regions:
- a CDS encoding DUF3472 domain-containing protein — protein: MSRFTYDKRSLQTQYSFFCSAMVSLVWAFTCATVTAQEPGATASDVVPQGMGQLESAPTLFAAGVDDSGREYFLNGQPAKQGKLILTASNGFFDHGVCRADGESSLPKVGDEDLIQPNFAFLRHWKRTDGTIRWHVWISQPGKVRLDVNMQVANASAGSEIKVSFAGQSRTVRTVESKLAQPQPWDLVFEVAEPGEHTIEFKATQIADPKSGVGELHTIDVHGPAINDAQLLRARWRPAAVHGGYYCSTIKQSRVWVMATRSLCDFSSYSPITTPFGYFGTSFDANRRSNGNLNFSMWAARSRGSVPPLHQMPHLLAAGSPEAEFSGFGHEGSGVKLRGWTPMVDRPEVVVQALRVVTDGVYDTYHGHFWDRPNHRWKLYAVGRKWHGGKPKQHLAPGSFCEVPGPPHIQRSGDLVREVRRRGWHFGDDKQWHAMDTFECKSKGPANKFWQTTSDGEFAMATGGMRYYEFETPRKLDRESPLPEFLSAVATQQLVQLPADLGESKAVEVLQSTALINIGVQRAGVNARAEIYYSETDCLTFAKRKLHGTERNSAVSKSTQGDERSWQQSVSIHPINNGNNSVALTNLKPKTTYYCRVLITNDEGKVWSFNTLTFRTK